GCCGACTACCACCTCCTCGAAACAATCGCAAACATCACCGCGGACGCGATTTTCGCCGCATACTCCGCGCACGAGGAAAAGGAAAAACTTTTAAGCGAAAGCCTCGCCCTCAAACTCGAACTCGAAAACAAGCTGCGCCCGACGGAAATCATCGGGAATTGCAGCAACATGAAAAAAGTCTATTCGATGATTTCGAAAGTCGCCGCCTCCAACGCGACGGTTCTGATTCGCGGAGAGTCGGGCACGGGCAAAGAGCTTGTGGCAAAGGCGATACAGCGCAATTCGCTACGCAGGGAAAACCCGTTCGTGGTAGTAAACTGCGCGGCGCTCCCCGAAGGGCTTATCGAAAGCGAACTTTTCGGGCACGAAAAGGGGTCGTTTACGGGGGCGGTCAACCGCAAAATCGGGCTTGCGGAGCTCGCCGACAAGGGCACGCTCTTCCTCGACGAAATAGGAGACCTTTCCCTGCCCATGCAGCTCAAACTCCTGCGCTTCATTCAGGAGCACACTTTCTACCGCGTGGGCGGAAACGAGGAACGCAGGGTTGACGTGCGCATTATCGCCGCAACCAGCCGCAACCTCGAAGAGATGATACGCGCGGGAACTTTCCGCGAAGACTTGTACTACCGCCTCAATGTCTTCCCGATTTACATGCCCGCGCTCAGAAACAGAAAAAGCGATATCGTGCTGCTCGCGGAACATTTTTTGAGGAAATATAATAATATACACTCAAAACAGATAATCAGGATTTCTACCCCAGCAATAAATATGATGACTTCATATTATTGGCCGGGGAATGTCCGCGAGCTTGAAAACTGCATAGAGTACGCAGTCCTCAATACCTCCGACAACGTAATCAGCGGATACAATCTGCCGCCGTCCCTGCAAACCGCCGAAAACACCGAAACTTCGCTGACCTCGGCGACCGCGGGCGGAGACTACGAGTCGCTTGTGTCGAGCTTCGAAAAGGAGCTGATTGTGGAGGCCCTGAAACTCAAAAAGGGCAACGCCTCCGCCGCCGCCAAACACCTCGGCGCAACGCAGCGGGTAATCCTCTACAAAATCAAAAAACTCGGAATCAACCCCGAACTCTATAAGTAGACAACCCCGTTTGCGCGTTTCCGCGCGGGCGTGGGCGACTTTTGCGCGGGGCGTTTGCGTTTCTGGTTGCAATGCCTCTGCCGCCTGCTAAAATCGTCCGCATGTTTAAAGCTTTTAATTTTGCGGTTTGCGCGGGCGCGGCGGTTTTGTTGGCGGGGTGCGCGGCTTCTCCCAAGAAAGTCGTTTTTGTTTCGGGTAATTCAATCCACCTGTGGGGCGACCACGAGCACGCCATCATGTGCGAAGAACTCGTCGGCATGGTCAACGAGTCGATGGGCGGGAAAGTCCGCGCCGAATGGCTCGATACCGAAAAAACTCCCGACCTCTCCGCGCTCGCCGACGCCGACGCCATCGTGATTTCGACCGAGGGCGAGAAAAACCACCCGTTCGCCGGCAAAACCGACCTGCTCGAAAAACTCAACGCCAAGGGCGTGAACATCGGCGCATTCCACTACACGCTCATGTTCGACTCTCCCGCCGACAACGCCGCGTTCGATTCGCTGATTGGCGGGCACTATCAAAATGGCTTTTCCTACAATCCGTTCTACGCCGCCGATTTCAGGCTCGGCTCGCACCCCGCGCTCAGCGGCGTCAAACCGTTTTCGATTTACGACGAGTGGCACTTCAACATAGCGTTCTCAAAAAACGCGGCGCAGAAAATCACGCCGCTGATTCAAACGCAGGTTCCAGACAAAATCCGCAAACGCCGCAGCGCGCCGAAATCGGTGCAGGCCGAGCTGGGGAAGGGCAGGTTCGAGACAATCGCGTGGGTTGTAGAAAACCCCAACGGCACGCGCGGCTTCGGAATCATGGGCGGGCACGTTCCGTGGACGCTCGCGCAAAAAGACTATCGGAAGCTCGTGCTGAACACGATTGCGTGGCTTGCCGAAATCGACATTCCCGAAAACGGCTACGACGCCTCCTTGCCGCCGTTTGAAAGCCTTGCCGCAAAAATTAAGAAGCCGAAACGCGGCGACTACGACTATTATATAAAGGATTGGAGCGACCTCGACGCCAAGTGGCGCGCTGAAAAATAGGAAATCTTTCTCGAAACAACAACAACAATCAGGAGGGAATCAAATTATGAGAATATCTGTTATTGAGGGCGGGCTGGCGGCTTTTGCGCTTTGCGCGGTTTCGGCGTTTGCGTCGGAGATAAAAATTCCGAAAAACGGCGCGGAGGACACGCAGGGAATTATGGCGAAGTCGTACTGGGAACAGTGGAACGGCGACCTTAACTCCGACATTGACCGCGATATC
The Opitutia bacterium KCR 482 genome window above contains:
- a CDS encoding ThuA domain-containing protein, which translates into the protein MFKAFNFAVCAGAAVLLAGCAASPKKVVFVSGNSIHLWGDHEHAIMCEELVGMVNESMGGKVRAEWLDTEKTPDLSALADADAIVISTEGEKNHPFAGKTDLLEKLNAKGVNIGAFHYTLMFDSPADNAAFDSLIGGHYQNGFSYNPFYAADFRLGSHPALSGVKPFSIYDEWHFNIAFSKNAAQKITPLIQTQVPDKIRKRRSAPKSVQAELGKGRFETIAWVVENPNGTRGFGIMGGHVPWTLAQKDYRKLVLNTIAWLAEIDIPENGYDASLPPFESLAAKIKKPKRGDYDYYIKDWSDLDAKWRAEK
- a CDS encoding sigma 54-interacting transcriptional regulator produces the protein MSLHVEVAVLNKISHLVALRTSVPDLLREVLKILHLEMGLLRGTLTMREGDVLVIEASEGLSREEIDRGLYRVGEGITGQVAATGKGKIIPDISKEKGFLNRTKARDGEKGVAFICVPIVYKDDVIGTLSIDRKVEKNTDLKADYHLLETIANITADAIFAAYSAHEEKEKLLSESLALKLELENKLRPTEIIGNCSNMKKVYSMISKVAASNATVLIRGESGTGKELVAKAIQRNSLRRENPFVVVNCAALPEGLIESELFGHEKGSFTGAVNRKIGLAELADKGTLFLDEIGDLSLPMQLKLLRFIQEHTFYRVGGNEERRVDVRIIAATSRNLEEMIRAGTFREDLYYRLNVFPIYMPALRNRKSDIVLLAEHFLRKYNNIHSKQIIRISTPAINMMTSYYWPGNVRELENCIEYAVLNTSDNVISGYNLPPSLQTAENTETSLTSATAGGDYESLVSSFEKELIVEALKLKKGNASAAAKHLGATQRVILYKIKKLGINPELYK